In Scophthalmus maximus strain ysfricsl-2021 chromosome 5, ASM2237912v1, whole genome shotgun sequence, a single window of DNA contains:
- the ccl20a.3 gene encoding C-C motif chemokine 20a.3 has protein sequence MVSIRATVMVITILTVCVLVTHTDSSAVPHGCCRGYMKTKLPFPVIRGYSVQTRRELCPINAIIFHTQKGKACTDPALNWVMDYVNRLRNKAQMVHIKNSKM, from the exons ATGGTGTCAATCAGAGCTACGGTGATGGTGATCACAATCCTTACTGTCTGTGTgctggtgacacacacagactcatctGCAG TGCCTCACGGATGCTGTCGAGGTTACATGAAAACCAAACTTCCATTTCCTGTAATCAGAGGTTACTCAGTCCAGACCCGGAGAGAGCTGTGTCCCATCAATGCCATCAT TTTCCACACACAGAAGGGAAAAGCATGCACCGATCCTGCTTTGAACTGGGTGATGGACTATGTCAACCGCCTAAG GAATAAAGCTCAAATGGTTCACATCAAGAACtcaaaaatgtag
- the capn10 gene encoding calpain-10 has product MKGEGRVACGQGEALFQDLDFPSDDTSLFSDSTTPVARLQGNITWRRPQEICQSPVLFPDNINLRHAKQGLLGDCWFLCACTVLLKNKHLLNKVLPPEQPQWGDSRYRGFFRLRFWQQGYWTEVTIDDRLPCIHSTLCFSSCHSPTGFWVALLEKAYAKLHGSYERLWAGQVSEALVDLTGGLAEQWSLGDSGSEAEPRSEQDSEQFRRRRLDLNLLYPVKDDCVLSCSTHRSPGGASELGQYHALTVMEWLDVKTVSGSKVRLLRIRNPWGRCCWGGGWIGSGAGWKSVDPHCASDLQARVAEGEFWLDEAEFMSQFDDVTVGYPISEEGHLKSIYTGCLLTHSHQLPGRWVKGHSAGGSRNSSSYGTNPKFWLKVSERGEVLVSLLQQRKWRNMEKHARTHLEDTENTKHQHYQATALHMWKVEKKHLNLSRMLNKPPCASTHCHAYEREVVLRGQLEPGYHLLIPSTYKPGAQGHFLIRVFSSSSISLSALRSPAPSLPLTTDVEWETSYFWGSWAEGKTAGGSRNFLSHWQNPFFPFTVSDDSAVTPGVNVRITLHQNSPDTDLLPIGFHIYKVVEGECAQTIPRDEDPAASCVPHCYTQDVSLACSLPPGAYAILPSTYEPDCSADFSLSLARRIHRKVVKSQERLGRAIQEVSHISVMQS; this is encoded by the exons ATGAAAGGAGAGGGCAGGGTGGCGTGTGGGCAGGGCGAGGCTCTGTTCCAGGACCTGGACTTCCCCTCTGACGACACGTCCCTGTTCTCTGACAGCACCACGCCTGTCGCTCGGCTGCAGGGGAACATCACCTGGCGGCGGCCGCAG GAAATCTGCCAGTCACCAGTTCTCTTCCCTGACAACATCAACCTGCGTCATGCTAAACAAGGCTTGTTAGGAGACTGCTGGTTCCTCTGTGCCTGCACTGTCCTGCTCAAGAACAAACATCTACTCAACAAG GTGTTACCCCCAGAACAGCCCCAGTGGGGTGACAGCAGGTACAGGGGCTTCTTCCGGTTACGTTTCTGGCAGCAGGGATACTGGACAGAGGTGACCATTGACGACCGCCTTCCCTGTATTCATTCAACTCTGTGCTTCTCAAGCTGCCACTCCCCCACTGGCTTTTGGGTAGCCTTGTTGGAGAAGGCCTATGCCAA GCTTCATGGCTCATACGAGCGGCTGTGGGCAGGGCAGGTGTCTGAAGCCCTGGTGGATTTGACCGGTGGCCTAGCGGAACAATGGAGCTTGGGGGACTCTGGGTCAGAGGCGGAGCCGAGATCAGAACAGGACAGCGAACAGTTCAGGAGGAGAAGGCTTGACCTGAACCTTCTGTACCCTGTGAAAGATGACTGTGTGCTGAGCTGCTCCACTCACAGGAGCCCTGGAG GCGCCAGTGAGCTGGGCCAGTACCATGCTCTGACTGTCATGGAGTGGTTGGATGTGAAGACGGTGTCTGGGAGCAAAGTGCGGCTTCTCAGGATCAGAAACCCCTGGGGAAGATGCTGCTGGGGAGGGGGCTGGATAGGGAG CGGTGCAGGTTGGAAGTCTGTCGACCCTCATTGTGCTTCAGATTTACAAGCCCGGGTGGCTGAGGGTGAGTTCTGGTTGGATGAGGCTGAATTCATGTCCCagtttgatgatgtcacagtgggatACCCCATCAGTGAGGAGGGACACCTAAAGAGCATCTATACTG gaTGTCTGCTAACACACAGCCATCAACTGCCCGGCCGGTGGGTCAAAGGCCACTCAGCTGGTGGTAGCcgaaacagcagcagctacgGTACCAACCCCAAGTTTTGGCTCAAAGTGAGCGAGAGGGGAGAAGTTCTGGTGtccctgctgcagcagaggaagtggagaaacaTGGAGAAACATGCACGAACGCACCTGGAGGACACAGAGAACACAAAGCACCAGCACTACCAGGCTACTGCTCTGCACATGTGGAAG GTGGAAAAGAAGCATTTGAATCTGAGCCGCATGTTGAACAAACCTCCTTGTGCTTCTACTCACTGCCACGCCTACGAGAGAGAGGTGGTCCTCCGTGGGCAGCTGGAGCCTGGATACCACCTGCTCATCCCCAGCACCTACAAGCCCGGGGCCCAGGGCCACTTTCTCATTAGggtcttttcctcctcctctatatCCCTTAG TGCCCTAAGAAGCCCAGCACCTTCACTGCCATTAACCACAGATGTTGAGTGGGAGACCAGCTACTTCTGGGGCTCGTGGGCGGAGGGAAAGACGGCCGGAGGAAGCAGGAACTTCCTGTCTCACTGGCAGAATCCCTTCTTCCCTTTTACAGTGTCAGACGACTCAGCGGTGACCCCAGGAGTTAATGTCAGGATAACCCTGCACCAGAACAGCCCTGACACTGATCTGCTCCCTATTGGCTTCCACATTTACAAG GTCGTAGAAGGGGAATGTGCACAGACGATCCCCAGGGACGAGGATCCCGCGGCCAGTTGCGTCCCCCACTGTTACACACAGGATGTCAGTCTGGCCTGCAGCCTTCCTCCTGGAGCTTACGCCATATTACCGTCTACTTATGAGCCCGACTGCTCGGCAGACTTCTCCCTCAGCCTGGCTCGCAGAATACACAG GAAGGTGGTGAAAAGTCAGGAGAGGCTGGGAAGAGCCATTCAAGAG